One Arthrobacter sp. StoSoilB19 DNA window includes the following coding sequences:
- a CDS encoding NAD(P)-binding domain-containing protein gives MAAILVIGSGVVGKATGLGLISHGHEVTFVDVRKETVEHLRSANYNAISTDDMVLQDVDAVFVSVTALTNEDGIDLTHLIMATESLGHKLQHLNSGYPVIIYRCTMVPGTVRNILAPILRKASGKTVGENFGIAYNPEYLRAASAQRDFLHPRVVTLASFEKDDRAHKTAAGIMSEFGAEMHWLPLEAAEYQKYVSNVGNAIKISTYNWFRALGVRIGLEQAEIDEAFSICALSAEGLWNSRYGTKNLGPYDGACLPKDTRALQKFASSLGVDTSLLEAVEMINREYGGA, from the coding sequence ATGGCAGCTATTTTAGTGATCGGTTCAGGCGTCGTAGGTAAGGCAACAGGCCTAGGTTTGATCAGTCATGGCCACGAGGTGACGTTCGTGGACGTCAGGAAAGAAACAGTAGAGCATCTCCGTTCTGCTAACTACAACGCAATATCCACGGATGACATGGTCTTGCAAGACGTCGATGCGGTGTTCGTATCAGTCACAGCGCTTACAAACGAAGATGGGATCGACCTAACGCATCTGATCATGGCGACAGAGTCTCTCGGGCACAAACTTCAACATCTCAACAGCGGTTATCCAGTAATCATTTACCGCTGCACCATGGTACCCGGAACCGTGCGCAACATCCTCGCGCCTATACTCCGAAAAGCCTCCGGAAAGACGGTGGGAGAAAACTTCGGCATCGCCTACAACCCGGAGTATCTTCGCGCGGCTTCCGCGCAGCGAGATTTCCTACATCCACGTGTTGTGACACTCGCCAGCTTTGAGAAAGATGATCGCGCGCACAAGACAGCGGCAGGAATTATGTCCGAATTCGGCGCAGAAATGCATTGGCTTCCGCTGGAAGCAGCTGAGTACCAAAAGTACGTAAGTAACGTAGGGAATGCGATAAAGATCAGCACCTACAACTGGTTTCGAGCGCTTGGAGTCCGTATAGGCCTCGAGCAGGCAGAAATTGATGAAGCATTCAGCATCTGCGCCTTAAGCGCCGAGGGGCTCTGGAATAGTAGGTACGGCACGAAGAACCTCGGTCCTTACGACGGAGCTTGCCTGCCGAAAGACACACGAGCGTTACAAAAATTTGCCTCATCGTTGGGCGTAGATACGTCACTGCTGGAAGCGGTAGAAATGATTAATCGCGAATACGGAGGCGCATGA
- a CDS encoding glycosyltransferase family 2 protein encodes MTDHPFYNTLQWVLLVFFMVPLIEVTLAIFGAAWAQFGYVKSPEKFKQLIIQITTVGKEPELVQSTVNTIRSYGLSMPHQIWVVIEPNHPAAYVNADKVIVVPLSFKCKPVDKARALEYTRMLRSRENLDRDDVKILFVDDDTLPSKRYIQLAFAGDYDLCQGITVPSRWYAVGGMRHIILSHLDNIRTRNCLIYCSCTQGLTQKPLFVHGEGLCITGKTEKIVTWNRPIIASDDLVFGTNAAHLGMSWGYFHAAIQLVSPWTFKENLNQRWRWTWGNFDAIGHREIMPRGAAIFKGAKYALGFMSIFASTTGAVLLLMGIAKVPPQAHTVFWTSLISWFVSYGFTGWINSGGEPNRSLRTNPFRYWGFRVTQTLIATVLTPLTALAPVFIISYSVLRGRPKRFIMIKKTNKAMQKTA; translated from the coding sequence ATGACGGACCACCCCTTCTACAACACACTCCAATGGGTACTGCTCGTCTTTTTTATGGTACCGCTCATCGAAGTTACGCTCGCAATTTTTGGCGCAGCCTGGGCCCAGTTTGGCTACGTAAAATCCCCGGAGAAGTTCAAGCAACTGATCATCCAAATCACAACGGTGGGAAAAGAGCCAGAACTCGTACAATCAACCGTCAATACAATCCGCAGTTACGGTCTATCTATGCCGCACCAGATCTGGGTTGTCATTGAACCAAACCACCCCGCCGCTTACGTCAATGCTGACAAGGTGATAGTTGTACCGCTCTCCTTCAAATGCAAACCCGTAGATAAGGCTCGGGCGCTGGAGTACACGCGCATGCTGCGCAGCCGCGAGAATCTTGACAGGGATGACGTCAAAATACTTTTTGTCGATGACGACACATTGCCGTCAAAAAGATATATCCAACTCGCATTTGCGGGCGATTACGACTTGTGCCAAGGTATCACGGTACCTAGCAGATGGTATGCAGTAGGCGGAATGCGGCACATAATACTCAGCCATCTGGACAACATCCGCACACGAAACTGCCTCATCTATTGCTCATGCACTCAGGGCTTGACACAGAAGCCTCTGTTCGTTCACGGTGAGGGACTTTGCATCACAGGTAAGACGGAAAAGATCGTAACGTGGAACAGGCCAATTATTGCGTCTGATGATCTTGTTTTCGGCACGAACGCTGCACATCTCGGAATGAGCTGGGGCTACTTCCACGCGGCGATACAGCTTGTCTCTCCCTGGACATTCAAGGAGAACTTGAACCAAAGATGGCGCTGGACATGGGGGAACTTCGATGCAATCGGACACCGTGAGATCATGCCTCGCGGCGCAGCCATTTTCAAAGGCGCTAAGTATGCCCTCGGTTTTATGTCCATATTCGCATCCACCACAGGCGCAGTATTACTGCTCATGGGAATAGCAAAAGTTCCACCTCAGGCCCACACGGTGTTCTGGACTTCACTGATATCCTGGTTTGTCAGCTACGGTTTTACCGGATGGATCAATTCCGGGGGAGAACCGAATAGGAGCCTTCGCACAAATCCATTCAGATACTGGGGCTTCCGCGTCACGCAGACATTGATAGCGACAGTTCTTACTCCCCTCACCGCTTTAGCCCCCGTATTCATCATTTCGTATAGCGTTCTTCGCGGGCGACCAAAACGATTCATCATGATCAAGAAAACTAACAAGGCAATGCAGAAGACGGCCTAG
- a CDS encoding right-handed parallel beta-helix repeat-containing protein, with protein sequence MMTSLAADTMAGRSTNHVLRAAIGMMIIVSVLLVGIGFYLSLAIAIYPQNDEGFEIVERGPYIHSYDPIALAELGLPPNSSNANALPANPEVRTISTYSDKVVLTAAGVITSSISLTNPITDLKQLKDLVNNPAWIEEGSAGVYTLKAALIAYSPSSFTIGSPQVREVQLLDMPSIFIGVQGGTFEFRDVTIRAVNAGQRSDNQYQPFVMATGGAKMTISNSIFSNLGWDWNASYGVSWVHGSTGSATGSVFEDSFIGVYTSRAERLSFISCIFRNNRLYGLDPHTYSRNLTIDNVIAERNGAHGIIFSDHVTDSVIKNSAAFANGENGIMMDQSSTYNVIESSAVHNNIGDGLVTAASSDNTFLRNSIYENRVGIRIDKSDAPNTVLTGNSLTRNNKASENAYLDGSNSIQDNGGQWNIQILSFIWFGVAMVLLIFGVLFSWIRIAHQGRRLWSPKLVENL encoded by the coding sequence ATGATGACATCATTAGCGGCGGATACCATGGCCGGACGATCTACAAATCACGTTCTGCGCGCAGCTATCGGAATGATGATTATCGTTTCCGTGTTGCTAGTAGGAATCGGTTTTTATCTATCCCTGGCAATTGCTATCTATCCCCAAAACGATGAGGGGTTTGAGATTGTTGAGCGCGGTCCCTACATCCATTCATATGATCCGATTGCCCTTGCGGAGCTGGGCTTGCCGCCAAACTCGAGCAACGCAAATGCCTTGCCCGCTAACCCTGAAGTGCGAACAATTTCAACATATTCGGACAAGGTTGTCCTGACCGCCGCTGGCGTCATTACGAGCAGTATCTCACTCACCAACCCCATCACGGACCTCAAACAACTGAAGGACCTAGTCAACAATCCTGCATGGATCGAGGAGGGTAGCGCCGGCGTATATACACTCAAAGCTGCGCTGATCGCCTACTCTCCATCTTCTTTCACTATTGGTTCTCCACAAGTTCGCGAGGTGCAGTTGCTCGATATGCCCAGCATATTCATCGGCGTCCAAGGTGGCACATTTGAATTCAGAGACGTAACTATCCGGGCGGTCAATGCGGGCCAAAGGAGTGATAACCAGTACCAGCCCTTCGTTATGGCTACAGGCGGCGCTAAGATGACGATTAGTAACAGCATATTTTCGAATTTGGGCTGGGATTGGAATGCAAGCTACGGCGTATCTTGGGTACACGGATCGACTGGGAGCGCCACGGGATCGGTTTTTGAAGACAGCTTCATCGGTGTTTATACGAGTCGCGCCGAAAGGTTGAGCTTCATTAGCTGCATCTTCCGCAACAATCGTTTATACGGTCTTGATCCACATACGTATAGCCGAAACCTGACCATCGACAATGTAATCGCTGAACGAAATGGTGCTCACGGGATCATTTTTTCCGATCACGTGACCGACAGTGTGATCAAGAACTCCGCGGCATTCGCAAATGGTGAAAACGGCATCATGATGGACCAGTCATCAACATACAACGTCATTGAGAGTAGCGCGGTTCACAATAACATCGGCGACGGACTTGTCACTGCGGCCTCGAGTGACAACACATTTTTGCGGAATAGCATATACGAGAATCGAGTCGGCATTCGGATTGATAAATCTGATGCCCCGAATACGGTGCTCACGGGTAATTCTCTAACCCGCAACAACAAAGCCTCTGAAAATGCTTATCTTGACGGCAGCAACTCGATTCAAGACAATGGTGGCCAGTGGAACATACAGATCCTCTCTTTTATTTGGTTTGGAGTGGCGATGGTTCTTCTTATATTCGGTGTATTATTTTCTTGGATAAGAATCGCTCACCAGGGGCGGCGTTTATGGTCACCGAAGCTCGTTGAAAACTTATGA
- a CDS encoding polysaccharide lyase family 7 protein, producing the protein MTTPMLRPLAITIALLLSISACTAQPKPDKPSSILDLSNWKLSVPVEANHEGHPLEVQQPALDSYSSQFMFTGPGKTDVVFRTPAAGTIQPGSDFPRTELREMTGRGQVEAKWSTRTGTHEMVVEQAVTLLPRSTPDVVVGQIHDSAKFVLIIRLDGNHLYARMQDGKMDTLNGDYSLGTYFTLKIVAGDGSVAVYYNDELKAMHRKNCSSCYFKAGMYLQTSSDTGEATDSSGEVRIRSLIVSHR; encoded by the coding sequence ATGACCACCCCGATGCTCAGGCCCTTGGCAATTACCATAGCGTTACTTTTGTCTATATCGGCTTGCACGGCTCAACCCAAGCCAGACAAGCCATCGTCAATTCTCGACTTAAGCAACTGGAAGTTGTCGGTACCCGTCGAGGCGAACCACGAGGGGCATCCGTTAGAGGTCCAGCAACCGGCACTAGATAGCTACAGCAGCCAATTCATGTTCACTGGTCCTGGGAAGACGGATGTAGTTTTTCGGACCCCGGCTGCCGGCACGATACAACCGGGCTCGGACTTTCCACGCACAGAACTCCGGGAAATGACCGGACGCGGCCAGGTCGAAGCCAAGTGGTCCACTAGAACCGGAACACATGAGATGGTGGTCGAGCAGGCGGTGACACTTCTTCCGCGTTCTACGCCTGACGTCGTCGTCGGACAAATTCACGATTCGGCCAAGTTCGTGCTCATTATTCGGCTTGACGGGAATCACCTGTACGCGAGGATGCAAGATGGAAAGATGGACACCCTCAACGGGGATTACAGCCTCGGCACCTATTTCACATTGAAAATAGTTGCCGGAGACGGCAGTGTCGCCGTTTACTACAACGACGAACTGAAGGCGATGCACCGTAAGAATTGCTCGTCATGCTATTTCAAAGCAGGCATGTATTTACAGACAAGCTCGGATACCGGAGAGGCGACGGACTCAAGTGGAGAGGTCCGGATTAGGAGCCTTATAGTTTCGCACCGCTAG
- a CDS encoding GntR family transcriptional regulator, with translation MNAASPEEEVLIPGRPMLVDQVFEAILSLLLDDKISTGSPLSIDGLAKRFKVSSTPVREALARLETTGMVRREALRGYKVAPEPTASDIAALLTSRQILEPACTSIACTNSTQELVADLEGFHRDLEASRHGGDTFAGYRAYWKADENFHRRIVEATDNEFLLRAYGSIEGSIQRFRLMVHNDMSGDHTVQEHQAIIDAFKAGDCAAATAAMNNHIEGIRSRSLSLNKFGQQ, from the coding sequence ATGAACGCCGCTTCACCTGAAGAAGAAGTCCTGATCCCCGGCAGGCCCATGCTGGTCGACCAGGTGTTCGAGGCCATCCTGTCCCTGTTGCTCGACGACAAGATCTCCACCGGATCGCCGTTGAGCATTGACGGATTGGCCAAGCGCTTTAAAGTTTCTTCGACTCCCGTGCGGGAAGCCCTGGCACGCCTGGAAACCACCGGCATGGTCAGGCGGGAAGCCCTGCGCGGCTACAAGGTTGCGCCGGAGCCCACCGCCAGCGACATCGCGGCGCTTCTGACGTCGCGTCAGATCCTCGAGCCTGCATGCACCAGCATCGCCTGCACCAACTCAACACAGGAGCTGGTGGCGGACCTGGAAGGGTTCCACCGCGACCTTGAGGCGTCACGCCATGGCGGCGACACCTTCGCGGGGTACCGGGCCTACTGGAAGGCCGACGAAAACTTCCACCGGCGGATCGTGGAGGCAACGGACAACGAGTTCCTGCTCCGGGCCTACGGGTCCATCGAGGGAAGCATCCAGCGCTTCAGGCTGATGGTGCACAACGACATGAGCGGTGACCACACGGTGCAGGAGCACCAGGCCATCATTGATGCCTTCAAGGCCGGGGACTGCGCAGCGGCGACGGCCGCGATGAACAACCACATCGAGGGGATCAGGTCCCGCTCGCTGAGCCTGAACAAGTTCGGCCAGCAGTAG
- a CDS encoding ABC transporter substrate-binding protein — MIQFRSMLVTVAAVSMASVLLSGCSNPEMTSSAQSDAPKSPSSAETVKVDEAAAAALPKEARDRGTLTVTMSQSSPPLHFMAADGTTIQGIDPEIAMALGQTLGLKTEVKSGPFDGIIPGIAAGKFDMAISQMSPSTERMKVLDFVDYYQSGSGIGVAPGNPQHLTLDTLCGKRVGVLKGSFQDLKRLPALSQACTAAGSPAIEAMTYPDMQAPNLALTAGRIDAVYIDGPTLGYAIKQGGQIELLGEKDVSPVSIGFKKGAGLEKAVQLGMESLAKSGKYKEILDKWGVGTGAISDFAFNKAQ; from the coding sequence ATGATTCAGTTTCGATCGATGTTGGTGACCGTCGCCGCAGTTTCCATGGCGAGCGTGCTTCTCTCCGGGTGCTCCAACCCCGAAATGACCAGCTCAGCCCAGTCCGATGCCCCTAAAAGCCCAAGCTCCGCGGAGACCGTCAAAGTCGACGAAGCCGCCGCCGCAGCCCTCCCCAAGGAGGCGCGGGACAGGGGAACCCTGACCGTCACCATGAGCCAGAGCTCACCTCCCCTGCACTTCATGGCCGCCGACGGGACAACCATTCAAGGTATTGACCCGGAAATTGCCATGGCCCTGGGCCAGACGCTGGGCCTGAAGACGGAGGTCAAGAGCGGCCCCTTCGACGGCATCATCCCCGGTATCGCTGCCGGCAAGTTCGACATGGCCATTTCCCAGATGTCCCCCTCGACGGAACGCATGAAAGTGCTTGATTTCGTCGACTACTACCAGTCAGGCAGCGGCATTGGTGTGGCTCCGGGCAACCCCCAGCACCTCACGCTGGACACACTCTGCGGGAAGCGTGTTGGCGTGCTGAAGGGTTCATTCCAGGACCTCAAGCGCCTTCCTGCCCTCTCCCAGGCGTGCACCGCCGCCGGCAGCCCAGCCATCGAGGCCATGACCTACCCCGATATGCAGGCCCCCAATCTCGCACTGACGGCCGGACGCATCGATGCGGTCTACATCGACGGACCCACCCTGGGCTACGCCATCAAGCAGGGCGGCCAGATCGAACTGCTCGGCGAGAAGGACGTCTCCCCCGTCAGCATCGGCTTCAAGAAGGGCGCGGGCCTGGAAAAGGCGGTACAGCTGGGCATGGAGTCCCTTGCAAAGAGCGGCAAGTACAAGGAGATCCTCGACAAGTGGGGCGTGGGCACCGGTGCAATCTCTGACTTCGCCTTCAACAAAGCGCAGTAG
- a CDS encoding amino acid ABC transporter permease, which produces MANTATEPDAKAPAGDALDRQLLLGRPHQRHGGLWLTAAIVLFAIFLVGYSLVTNPRFEWNVVFGWFTSERLFTGLLRTLGLTAISMAVGIVVGVLLALARLAPNAIVAGTAAFLVWLFRGVPVFVQLLFWGFIAAIYPRIAVGVPFGPEFFSVDANVLITPFMAAILGLGLNEGAYMSEIVRAGLLSVNRGQTEAATALGMRRFAILSRIVLPQAMKIIIPPTGNQTISMLKTTSLVSVLAFPELLYSAQLVYSANFKTIPLLIAASMWYLLVTSVLSLGQFFIERHFNRGGIISGRSPRRPRKPKAANARTTPEEAQP; this is translated from the coding sequence ATGGCCAACACAGCCACGGAACCCGACGCCAAGGCACCCGCCGGTGACGCGCTGGACCGCCAGCTTCTACTGGGCCGTCCGCACCAGCGCCACGGAGGGTTGTGGCTGACGGCGGCAATCGTCCTGTTCGCGATCTTCCTGGTCGGCTATTCCCTCGTCACCAATCCGCGCTTCGAGTGGAACGTGGTCTTCGGCTGGTTTACCTCGGAGCGGCTGTTCACAGGCCTCCTGCGGACGCTGGGACTGACGGCCATCTCCATGGCTGTGGGAATCGTCGTCGGCGTCCTGCTGGCCCTGGCCAGGCTCGCCCCGAACGCCATCGTGGCCGGGACCGCCGCGTTCCTGGTCTGGCTCTTCCGCGGGGTGCCGGTCTTCGTCCAGCTCCTGTTCTGGGGTTTTATCGCCGCCATCTACCCACGGATTGCCGTGGGCGTGCCGTTCGGGCCCGAGTTCTTCTCGGTGGATGCCAACGTGCTCATCACCCCCTTCATGGCGGCGATCCTGGGGCTGGGCCTGAATGAAGGAGCCTACATGTCCGAGATCGTCCGGGCAGGGCTCCTGAGCGTCAACCGTGGACAAACGGAAGCGGCCACGGCGCTGGGCATGCGCCGGTTCGCGATACTTTCGCGGATCGTCCTGCCACAGGCAATGAAGATCATCATCCCGCCAACGGGCAACCAGACCATCTCCATGCTGAAGACCACCTCCCTGGTGAGCGTCCTGGCCTTCCCCGAGCTGCTCTATTCAGCGCAGCTGGTTTACAGCGCCAACTTCAAAACCATTCCGCTGCTTATCGCCGCAAGCATGTGGTACCTGCTGGTGACCAGCGTTCTGAGCCTTGGGCAGTTCTTCATTGAACGGCACTTCAACCGGGGCGGAATCATCTCCGGACGCAGCCCCCGCCGGCCCCGCAAGCCCAAGGCGGCGAACGCCCGCACCACACCAGAGGAGGCCCAGCCATGA
- a CDS encoding amino acid ABC transporter ATP-binding protein — MSDVMIEAQGVTKSFGDLEVLKGIDLTIPKGSVTCIIGPSGSGKSTFLRCINQLETLDGGYILVDGQPVGVKIRKGRLHAQNNAEAARMRENIGMVFQSFNLFPHMTVLENVCEAPVRVKRENRKAVQDRARVLLERVGLSEKVHAYPASLSGGQQQRVAIARALAMEPRLMLFDEPTSALDPELVGEVLDVMRKLADGGMTMIVVTHEIGFAREVGDHLIFMDGGGIVEQGDPRTVLRDPRHERTKQFLAKVI; from the coding sequence ATGAGTGACGTGATGATCGAAGCACAGGGGGTCACCAAAAGCTTCGGCGACCTCGAAGTCCTCAAAGGCATCGACCTCACTATCCCCAAAGGCAGTGTGACCTGCATTATCGGGCCGTCCGGCTCCGGCAAGTCCACCTTCCTTCGCTGCATCAACCAGCTGGAAACGCTCGACGGCGGGTACATCCTTGTGGACGGACAGCCGGTTGGCGTGAAGATCAGGAAAGGCCGGCTTCACGCGCAGAACAACGCCGAGGCGGCGAGGATGCGCGAGAACATCGGCATGGTCTTCCAGAGCTTCAACCTTTTCCCCCACATGACGGTGCTGGAGAACGTCTGCGAGGCGCCGGTCAGGGTGAAGAGGGAGAACCGGAAGGCAGTGCAGGACCGGGCCCGCGTCCTCCTGGAGCGGGTGGGGCTTTCCGAGAAGGTCCACGCCTACCCGGCGTCCCTGTCCGGCGGCCAGCAGCAGCGCGTGGCCATCGCCAGGGCACTGGCCATGGAGCCACGGCTGATGCTGTTCGATGAACCCACATCGGCCCTGGACCCGGAGCTGGTGGGCGAGGTGCTGGACGTGATGCGGAAGCTCGCTGACGGCGGGATGACCATGATCGTGGTCACCCACGAGATCGGCTTCGCCCGGGAAGTGGGCGACCACCTGATCTTCATGGACGGCGGCGGCATCGTGGAGCAGGGCGACCCCCGGACCGTCCTGCGCGACCCGCGGCACGAACGCACCAAACAATTCTTGGCGAAAGTAATTTAG
- a CDS encoding alpha-hydroxy acid oxidase: MRNKWIVSIDDYRKASRKQLPKMISDYLEGGALDETTMRANEDRFDALMLRQRSMVDLRGLNTSTTVLGHSLALPLMVAPMGMLTIFHPGSDPAVARAAVRAGSIFIHSAWAGCSLEEVAKVAPNNLWAQIAFWKDPEETASYINRARAVGVETLVVAGDVGSSSKRERDLHHGLSMPPRPPVADYFNAATRPAWLWRWLTGRKMTYGNYQINGRPLRMDEMNNWMATNKNPGATWEDFARLRSEWKGNLVIKGIMDAEDAARAVDEGADGIFVSNHGGRQFDSQPATIDVLPSIADAVGGRAEIYLDGGIRRGHDIVKAVALGAKAALAGRPFAYALATGGEPAVDRVFGILQDELKGAMGFVGKSSVADLDSSIFAGRSTSAVPESLLV; the protein is encoded by the coding sequence TTGAGAAACAAATGGATTGTCAGCATCGATGACTACCGCAAGGCTTCCCGGAAACAGCTTCCGAAAATGATCTCGGACTATTTGGAGGGCGGTGCGCTGGACGAGACCACCATGCGCGCCAACGAGGACCGGTTCGATGCCCTGATGCTTCGCCAACGATCAATGGTGGACCTTCGGGGCCTGAACACATCCACCACCGTGCTGGGCCATTCCCTGGCGCTGCCGCTGATGGTGGCACCGATGGGCATGCTCACCATCTTCCACCCGGGTTCGGATCCTGCCGTTGCCCGGGCCGCGGTAAGGGCGGGGTCGATCTTCATCCACAGTGCGTGGGCCGGCTGCTCGCTGGAGGAGGTGGCCAAGGTGGCCCCGAACAACCTGTGGGCGCAAATCGCCTTCTGGAAGGATCCGGAGGAAACCGCCAGCTACATCAACCGGGCCCGGGCCGTGGGGGTGGAGACCCTGGTGGTGGCGGGCGACGTCGGGTCCTCCAGCAAGCGGGAACGGGACCTGCACCATGGACTGTCCATGCCGCCGCGCCCGCCGGTGGCGGACTACTTCAATGCCGCCACCCGCCCGGCCTGGCTGTGGCGCTGGCTCACCGGCCGGAAAATGACCTACGGGAACTACCAGATTAACGGCCGCCCGCTGCGCATGGACGAGATGAACAACTGGATGGCGACCAACAAGAACCCGGGCGCCACCTGGGAGGACTTTGCCAGGCTCCGGTCCGAGTGGAAGGGGAACCTGGTGATCAAGGGCATCATGGACGCCGAGGACGCGGCCCGCGCCGTGGACGAGGGCGCGGACGGCATTTTTGTCTCCAACCACGGCGGCCGGCAGTTCGACTCCCAGCCTGCCACCATCGATGTCCTCCCCTCCATCGCTGACGCCGTGGGCGGCCGGGCGGAGATCTATCTCGACGGCGGTATCCGGCGCGGCCACGACATCGTCAAGGCAGTGGCGCTGGGCGCCAAGGCGGCACTGGCCGGGCGCCCGTTTGCCTACGCCCTCGCCACGGGCGGGGAGCCGGCGGTGGACCGGGTGTTCGGAATCCTCCAGGACGAGCTCAAGGGCGCGATGGGGTTCGTGGGCAAGTCATCCGTTGCGGACCTGGACAGCAGCATCTTTGCAGGGCGCAGCACGTCAGCCGTACCCGAGAGCCTGCTTGTGTAG
- a CDS encoding MinD/ParA family protein: MPAVNPSPSSSNDAGTPASRRTSWAAAAAAADATKPSRAPSPAAAPPAPPARQPAADPIASVPSAPPVDVSGDAARKAAAPPSDAPAFRRSRPTVADAIAESAMPDFISSPGLFVKEQKPRPRGGIRGALYNLTGGAWNLGPGPKQRQEDELGRRISRQLQGSYNTAILSLKGGIGKTSTTVGVGLTLAEYRGDAPCAIDANPDSGDLVERALGEGIYQQASPRTITDLLENIESIDSLTALARYMHHAGRLHLIAGEQDPEVSDSLTAEEYLRIRKLISGYYSVALTDCGTGVTHNAMSGILQSADNLVIAAGYAVSGAKRARSTLHWLASHGYEDLARNAIVVITDKDEVSSRVDKDAIEEHLAGICRELIAVPHDRGVADGDLVTLDVLKPETRRAYKEIAAAIVDGYR; this comes from the coding sequence ATGCCAGCAGTAAACCCTTCCCCTTCCAGTTCCAACGACGCCGGGACGCCAGCTTCTCGCCGCACGTCCTGGGCGGCAGCGGCTGCCGCAGCCGATGCCACCAAGCCGTCGCGGGCACCATCGCCTGCGGCGGCCCCTCCTGCGCCACCCGCGAGGCAGCCCGCCGCGGATCCAATCGCGTCTGTTCCCTCCGCGCCGCCGGTCGATGTTTCAGGTGACGCTGCCCGCAAAGCTGCCGCGCCGCCGTCGGACGCTCCCGCTTTCCGCCGCAGCCGGCCCACCGTGGCCGATGCCATCGCCGAAAGCGCCATGCCGGACTTCATCAGCTCGCCGGGACTGTTCGTCAAGGAGCAGAAGCCCCGCCCGAGGGGTGGCATCCGCGGGGCGCTGTACAACCTGACCGGAGGCGCCTGGAACCTGGGTCCCGGCCCCAAGCAACGGCAGGAGGACGAGTTGGGGCGCCGGATTTCCCGGCAGCTCCAGGGCAGCTACAACACCGCCATCCTCAGCCTCAAGGGCGGCATCGGCAAGACCTCCACCACCGTGGGCGTGGGCCTGACCTTGGCCGAATACCGCGGTGACGCCCCCTGCGCCATCGACGCCAACCCGGACTCCGGGGACCTGGTGGAGCGCGCGCTGGGCGAGGGCATCTACCAGCAGGCCAGCCCGCGGACCATTACGGACCTGCTGGAGAACATTGAATCCATTGACTCGCTGACGGCGCTTGCCCGGTACATGCACCACGCCGGCCGGCTGCACTTGATCGCAGGGGAGCAGGACCCGGAGGTCTCGGACTCCCTGACGGCCGAGGAGTACCTGCGGATCCGCAAGCTCATCTCCGGCTACTACTCGGTGGCGCTGACCGACTGCGGGACCGGCGTAACCCACAACGCGATGAGCGGCATCCTGCAGTCAGCCGACAACCTGGTGATCGCCGCCGGCTATGCGGTGTCCGGTGCCAAGCGGGCCCGCAGCACCCTGCACTGGCTGGCGAGCCACGGCTACGAGGACCTGGCCCGGAACGCCATTGTGGTGATCACGGACAAGGACGAAGTGTCCTCCCGGGTGGACAAGGACGCGATTGAGGAGCACCTGGCAGGGATCTGCCGCGAACTCATCGCTGTGCCGCACGACCGCGGCGTGGCCGACGGCGACCTTGTGACCCTCGATGTGCTGAAGCCGGAGACACGGCGGGCCTACAAGGAAATTGCCGCCGCAATTGTGGATGGGTACCGGTAA